One genomic window of Corynebacterium diphtheriae includes the following:
- the purN gene encoding phosphoribosylglycinamide formyltransferase: MVAVTSLSSTEQATPIVVLASGSGTLLQAIIDNQERYRVVAVVADVECFALERAKQAGIPTHIVPLEKGADRHEWNLALARNVERYEPTIVVSAGFMKILGEGFLRTFEGRTINTHPALLPAFPGAHAVRDALNYGVRVTGSTVHFVDSGVDTGAIIAQRPVSIERGEDESHLHERIKQVERQLIVSVLNSAVTEKESGEVSFTHER; the protein is encoded by the coding sequence ATGGTGGCTGTGACGAGTTTATCCAGTACGGAGCAAGCAACGCCGATTGTGGTACTTGCGTCAGGTTCCGGAACCCTCTTGCAGGCCATCATCGACAATCAGGAACGATATCGCGTGGTCGCCGTCGTGGCAGACGTCGAGTGTTTTGCACTCGAACGAGCCAAACAAGCAGGGATTCCAACGCACATTGTGCCCTTAGAAAAAGGCGCAGATCGTCATGAATGGAACCTCGCCCTCGCACGCAACGTAGAACGCTATGAGCCAACAATCGTAGTCTCCGCCGGATTTATGAAGATCCTCGGCGAAGGATTCCTGCGAACGTTCGAAGGTCGTACCATCAATACGCACCCTGCGTTGCTCCCTGCATTCCCAGGAGCACATGCCGTGCGAGATGCATTGAACTATGGCGTCAGAGTCACCGGTTCCACTGTTCACTTTGTAGACAGTGGCGTTGACACTGGCGCCATTATTGCGCAACGGCCCGTTTCCATCGAACGGGGAGAAGACGAGTCACATCTTCATGAAAGAATCAAACAAGTTGAGCGCCAGCTCATCGTGTCCGTGTTGAACTCCGCCGTGACGGAGAAAGAATCAGGAGAGGTTTCCTTCACTCATGAGCGATGA
- the rpsR gene encoding 30S ribosomal protein S18 — translation MKRNNIKKARMEQSRRPKKNPLKAAGIEKVDYKDINTLRQFISDRHKIRSRRVTGLTPQQQRQVATAVKNAREMALLPFTSR, via the coding sequence ATGAAGCGCAATAACATAAAGAAGGCGCGGATGGAGCAGTCCCGCCGCCCCAAGAAGAACCCTCTTAAGGCCGCAGGCATCGAGAAGGTTGACTACAAGGACATCAACACCCTTCGTCAGTTTATCTCCGATCGCCACAAGATTCGTTCTCGCCGCGTAACCGGCCTGACGCCGCAGCAGCAGCGCCAGGTTGCAACCGCTGTGAAGAACGCCCGTGAGATGGCTCTCCTGCCGTTCACCAGCCGCTAA
- a CDS encoding HpcH/HpaI aldolase/citrate lyase family protein, translated as MTNRELTLRPAVLFAPANRPEIIPKAAARADMVILDLEDGAGSIDRDQAYANIRNAGLDPATTFVRIVGPEDPHHAVDLAFVKTTEYYNVIVPKIGAALPDGLDGLNVVPIIETPLAVINIASIAADPHVVGLYWGADDLTIALGGLYSRRRIDEPQPSFYRAPIEYARVQTLLHAAANGKWALDAVYQDFKDLDGLYTEALDSARMGFAAYPCIHPNQVDVVRRAFAPSSEQLEWAQRIAEETKKHPGAFQLDGEMVDTPLIALAHRLLQRHAAAN; from the coding sequence ATGACGAATCGAGAGCTGACATTACGGCCCGCGGTCCTTTTTGCCCCAGCGAATAGGCCTGAGATTATTCCCAAAGCTGCCGCCCGTGCAGATATGGTCATCCTAGATTTAGAGGATGGGGCGGGCTCTATTGACCGCGACCAAGCCTATGCCAACATTCGCAACGCGGGTTTGGATCCGGCCACAACGTTTGTTCGGATTGTGGGACCAGAAGATCCTCACCATGCTGTGGATCTCGCGTTTGTAAAGACCACCGAGTATTACAACGTCATTGTGCCCAAAATTGGGGCGGCTCTTCCCGATGGTCTTGATGGCCTTAATGTTGTACCGATTATCGAAACCCCATTGGCTGTTATCAACATAGCCTCGATCGCGGCGGATCCCCACGTAGTCGGGTTGTACTGGGGCGCGGATGACCTGACGATTGCGCTGGGTGGCTTATATTCGCGCAGGCGTATAGACGAGCCCCAGCCCTCCTTCTACAGAGCACCCATCGAATACGCACGTGTGCAGACGCTGCTGCACGCTGCTGCAAACGGTAAGTGGGCGCTGGATGCGGTATATCAGGATTTCAAAGATCTTGATGGCCTCTATACAGAAGCACTGGATTCTGCCCGTATGGGATTTGCGGCATATCCATGCATCCATCCGAACCAAGTCGATGTGGTCCGGCGGGCTTTCGCACCTAGCTCAGAGCAGCTGGAATGGGCGCAGCGTATCGCTGAGGAGACGAAAAAACACCCCGGAGCTTTTCAGCTCGACGGGGAGATGGTGGATACACCACTTATTGCGTTGGCGCATCGGTTGCTGCAGCGTCACGCCGCAGCCAATTAG
- a CDS encoding M23 family metallopeptidase codes for MQQTQRTTGGKHRKQASPVKGRVAVVALATGAVSSAGATGASLAHATHDNSTVKINLASDSTTQTNNDSPQVLSIAEFKPAASDLNQQLSKAIHYSQVVAEKDLEARTPKISVHTPAKGTLTSPFGMRWGTLHSGVDIANAMNTPIYSVMDGLVIDSGPASGYGQWIRVRHEDGTITVYGHMETLNVAVGETVTAGQQIAGMGTRGFSTGVHLHFEVHPGGGDAVDPQSWLAEHGIFI; via the coding sequence ATGCAGCAGACGCAGCGCACAACCGGTGGTAAGCATCGCAAGCAAGCATCACCAGTTAAAGGCCGCGTTGCCGTCGTCGCTTTGGCTACAGGCGCAGTTTCGAGCGCAGGCGCTACCGGCGCTTCCCTTGCTCACGCTACGCACGACAATTCCACTGTAAAAATCAACCTTGCGTCGGATTCCACCACGCAGACCAATAACGATTCCCCGCAGGTTCTTTCCATCGCAGAGTTTAAACCTGCGGCTTCTGACCTGAACCAGCAGCTTTCCAAAGCAATCCATTACAGCCAAGTGGTTGCTGAAAAAGATCTCGAGGCTCGTACTCCTAAAATCAGCGTTCATACCCCTGCAAAAGGCACTCTGACTTCACCATTCGGTATGCGTTGGGGCACACTGCACTCTGGTGTGGACATCGCTAATGCAATGAACACCCCGATTTATTCCGTGATGGACGGTCTAGTAATCGATTCGGGCCCAGCATCCGGCTACGGCCAATGGATTCGTGTCCGCCACGAGGACGGCACCATTACCGTGTATGGGCATATGGAGACGCTCAACGTTGCTGTCGGTGAAACGGTCACTGCTGGCCAGCAGATCGCAGGAATGGGCACTCGTGGTTTCTCTACTGGCGTTCACCTCCACTTTGAGGTTCATCCAGGCGGTGGCGATGCCGTAGATCCACAGTCTTGGCTTGCTGAGCACGGCATCTTTATCTAA
- the rpmG gene encoding 50S ribosomal protein L33 — MARNDIRPIIKLKSTAGTGYTYVTRKNKRNNPDRISLKKYDPVVRKHVEFREER; from the coding sequence ATGGCACGTAACGATATCCGCCCAATCATCAAGCTCAAGTCTACGGCTGGCACCGGTTACACCTACGTCACCCGTAAGAACAAGCGCAACAACCCAGACCGTATTTCTTTGAAGAAGTACGATCCGGTAGTCCGCAAGCACGTCGAATTCCGCGAGGAGCGTTAA
- a CDS encoding TetR/AcrR family transcriptional regulator: protein MAGAVGRPRKNSPRRRGSTAREEILDASAELFTTQGFATTSTHQIADAVGIRQASLYYHFPSKTEIFLTLLQSTVAPSTALAEAFVDNEAPAPLRLWALTATECRLLLSTRWNVGRLYQLPVAASAEFASYQTQRDQLRQTFKNIASEILSPDDPRTDLPFHIALSVIEMRSNDGVVPEPLRDEELPALAIMLADAALAVVGAALPDDRVEWTLNLIRTLNN, encoded by the coding sequence ATGGCAGGAGCTGTAGGTCGTCCCCGTAAAAATAGTCCTCGGCGACGTGGAAGTACCGCCCGTGAGGAAATCCTTGATGCCTCAGCGGAGCTGTTTACTACACAAGGTTTTGCTACCACGTCTACCCATCAAATCGCCGACGCAGTAGGAATTCGTCAAGCCTCGCTGTACTACCACTTCCCGTCCAAGACGGAAATCTTCCTCACCCTGCTTCAGTCCACCGTGGCACCTTCAACGGCTCTCGCAGAGGCCTTCGTCGATAACGAAGCACCAGCGCCGTTACGCTTGTGGGCATTAACAGCCACAGAATGTCGCCTGTTGCTTTCGACACGTTGGAATGTCGGACGCCTCTACCAATTGCCGGTTGCAGCTTCCGCAGAATTCGCTTCCTACCAAACACAGCGCGATCAGCTACGCCAAACTTTTAAAAACATTGCTTCCGAGATCCTCAGCCCCGACGATCCCCGTACAGATCTGCCATTCCACATCGCGCTGTCGGTAATTGAAATGCGCAGCAACGATGGTGTGGTACCCGAACCATTGCGCGATGAGGAACTTCCCGCTCTAGCAATCATGCTTGCCGACGCCGCACTCGCCGTCGTAGGTGCGGCCCTGCCCGATGACCGCGTGGAATGGACACTGAACCTGATCCGCACCCTGAACAACTAA
- a CDS encoding type B 50S ribosomal protein L31 — translation MKKDIHPDYHPVVFQDAGTGHQFLTKSTATSDRTVAWEDGNEYPLIVVDVTSESHPFWTGAQRVMDTAGRVEKFNQRYGALARRKKNK, via the coding sequence ATGAAGAAAGATATCCACCCTGATTACCACCCAGTGGTATTCCAGGATGCAGGCACTGGCCACCAGTTCCTGACCAAGTCAACCGCTACCAGTGACCGCACGGTTGCATGGGAAGATGGCAACGAGTACCCATTGATCGTCGTTGACGTGACCAGTGAGTCTCACCCATTCTGGACCGGTGCGCAGCGTGTCATGGACACCGCAGGCCGTGTTGAGAAGTTCAACCAGCGTTACGGTGCACTCGCTCGCCGTAAGAAGAACAAGTAA
- a CDS encoding response regulator transcription factor, whose protein sequence is MKIVVVDDEQAVRESLCRSLSFNGYEVHLAQDGLEALEVIEREQPELVILDVMMPRMDGLEVCRTLRGSGDDRPILVLTARDGVSDRVAGLDAGADDYLPKPFALEELLARVRSLLRRAAAESVGSGSQGELSFEDLRLNPDTRDVTRGGRPISLTRTEFALLQLLMANSRRVLSRASILEEVWGYDFPTSGNALEVYIGYLRRKTESEGEPRLIHTVRGVGYVLRETAP, encoded by the coding sequence ATGAAGATTGTGGTCGTAGATGATGAGCAGGCGGTGCGCGAGTCGCTTTGTCGTTCGTTGTCCTTTAACGGATATGAAGTGCATCTGGCTCAAGATGGACTCGAGGCACTTGAAGTAATTGAACGTGAACAACCAGAGCTGGTCATCCTTGATGTGATGATGCCACGCATGGATGGTCTTGAGGTTTGCCGCACCTTGCGTGGTAGCGGTGACGACCGTCCGATTTTGGTTCTGACCGCTCGCGATGGTGTGTCTGATCGTGTTGCCGGCCTTGATGCTGGTGCAGACGACTACCTTCCTAAGCCATTCGCACTTGAGGAGCTACTAGCTCGTGTGCGTTCCCTGCTTCGCCGTGCCGCTGCAGAGTCCGTCGGCTCCGGCAGCCAAGGGGAGCTTTCCTTTGAGGATCTTCGCCTAAACCCCGATACGCGCGATGTCACCCGCGGTGGTCGCCCTATTAGCTTGACTCGCACTGAGTTTGCGCTGCTCCAGTTGCTGATGGCGAATTCTCGTCGCGTACTTTCGCGTGCGTCGATCTTGGAAGAAGTGTGGGGATATGACTTCCCAACTTCTGGAAACGCACTGGAAGTCTATATTGGCTATTTGCGTCGCAAGACTGAATCAGAAGGGGAGCCACGTTTGATCCATACCGTTCGCGGTGTTGGCTACGTGCTGAGGGAAACTGCGCCGTGA
- the rpmF gene encoding 50S ribosomal protein L32, which yields MAVPKRRMSRANTHARRSQWKADNVALQEVKINGQTVRIPRRLVKAAQLGLVEVEQF from the coding sequence ATGGCAGTTCCAAAGCGTCGTATGTCGCGTGCAAACACCCACGCACGTCGTTCCCAGTGGAAGGCAGATAACGTTGCCCTCCAAGAAGTGAAGATCAACGGTCAGACCGTTCGCATCCCACGTCGCCTGGTTAAGGCAGCTCAGCTTGGTCTCGTTGAGGTTGAGCAGTTCTAA
- a CDS encoding putative nucleotidyltransferase substrate binding domain-containing protein, translating to MTLLHESLTELAELAPQCSDTPTVRGVLAESQDLVRNAIDHGERPQALVEWFSRLVTDVLHSEAIADMTGGAQLVLTGAIGRGDALPSSPIKWLTVGESHVDTTPVSDLITSVGLVAEHTRLGPTARTKQEWLSMIGTAQGSDLAVFADAGTWCLEEVVALPDHRPLLIDAIEHRPPTLRIHDGLPSRDMVVDIRKDLLYPIIAIARWAGVAAHSTDFSTRRRIPAAVAAGILTTSQADFLRQAWDAGLQLQFRRWTDRVHSHAATAESLPAIQRSIYGASSRLVSDVIRALAQQYGIPLKS from the coding sequence GTGACCTTGTTGCATGAGTCTTTAACTGAGCTCGCCGAGCTCGCACCTCAGTGCTCAGACACCCCCACTGTTCGCGGTGTCCTCGCCGAAAGCCAAGATCTAGTGCGCAATGCCATCGATCACGGCGAACGGCCACAAGCACTTGTCGAATGGTTTTCCCGTCTCGTCACCGACGTCCTACACAGCGAAGCAATCGCTGATATGACAGGCGGTGCGCAACTGGTACTTACAGGGGCAATCGGACGCGGAGACGCCCTTCCGTCATCACCAATTAAATGGCTTACCGTCGGAGAAAGCCATGTTGATACCACCCCAGTATCTGACCTGATTACGAGCGTGGGTCTGGTCGCCGAACACACTCGTCTGGGCCCCACTGCACGCACAAAGCAAGAGTGGTTGTCAATGATTGGTACCGCACAAGGATCCGACCTTGCGGTCTTTGCCGATGCTGGAACTTGGTGCCTTGAGGAGGTAGTGGCTCTCCCCGACCACAGGCCACTGCTTATCGACGCCATTGAGCATCGCCCACCGACACTACGCATCCACGATGGTTTACCATCACGCGACATGGTCGTTGACATCCGCAAAGACCTGCTCTACCCCATCATTGCGATCGCCCGCTGGGCTGGTGTAGCGGCTCACTCCACGGATTTTTCCACGCGTCGCAGAATCCCAGCAGCTGTAGCAGCAGGAATACTGACCACATCGCAAGCTGATTTCCTGCGCCAGGCGTGGGATGCTGGATTGCAATTGCAGTTCCGGCGTTGGACTGACCGCGTACATTCTCACGCGGCCACGGCAGAAAGCCTGCCTGCTATCCAACGCAGCATCTATGGTGCATCGTCTCGTTTGGTTTCTGATGTCATCCGAGCGCTCGCTCAACAATATGGCATTCCCCTAAAGTCCTAA
- the rpmB gene encoding 50S ribosomal protein L28, with protein MSAICQVTGRQPGYGKSVSHSHRRTSRRWNPNVQRRKFYLPSEGRTITLNVSTKGLKVIDRDGIESVVAKIRARGEKI; from the coding sequence ATGTCGGCTATTTGCCAGGTTACGGGACGCCAGCCGGGTTACGGCAAGTCTGTCTCGCACTCGCACCGACGCACGTCTCGCCGTTGGAACCCCAACGTGCAGCGTCGTAAGTTCTACCTGCCCTCTGAGGGCCGTACCATCACCCTGAACGTATCCACCAAGGGCCTGAAAGTCATTGACCGCGACGGCATCGAGTCCGTTGTGGCTAAGATTCGCGCACGTGGGGAGAAGATCTAA
- the rpsN gene encoding 30S ribosomal protein S14 produces MAKKSKIAKNEQRKEVVARFAERRNELKAIIKNPNTSDEDRLDAQFELNRQPRDASPVRVRNRDSRDGRPRGFLRKFGVSRVRMREMAHRGELPGVRKSSW; encoded by the coding sequence ATGGCTAAGAAGTCCAAGATCGCCAAGAATGAGCAGCGCAAGGAAGTCGTCGCCCGCTTTGCGGAGCGCCGTAACGAGCTCAAGGCAATCATCAAGAACCCGAACACCTCTGATGAGGATCGTCTCGATGCACAGTTCGAATTGAACCGCCAGCCTCGTGACGCTTCCCCAGTTCGCGTCCGTAACCGTGACTCCCGCGATGGTCGCCCACGTGGCTTCCTGCGTAAGTTCGGTGTTTCCCGTGTCCGCATGCGCGAGATGGCTCACCGCGGTGAGCTTCCGGGCGTCCGTAAGTCCAGCTGGTAA
- a CDS encoding DUF6350 family protein, with protein MNKKSSPQSSPARRPRTRPSGSGVRQSPKDSSYSVQGPGRKLRRFGRKSTDEAVKSVDPTFKSRVRAYFPIVLLPCVVAVIVIIIASLVSLLATNTTMAGLPATIAEGWLVLNLGPATGRGMSIGALPLMPAIFFMWVVSQRVFRAVKQRVSLADLAVVTLGVVGFPLLLTATACAMLYDASSVFDVASPNVAMALATTFLVHGTALVIGMRTRLWKALARRYGVSEDVVDAARLAARLVRNLLLLALVVFVVLLGFHAADVAKSLEGYTPAGMLAVIIVCLLYLPNAVIAVLAVLLGASFEIGEGFVSLMGVGLVPTPAVPLFAAIPGEMSPYALGALVIPFAGVVVTLRGTVKRPAHILLTAAWAAVILAVLGALSSGQLGVYGYVGVLLWLSVALMMAWTLICGFAIFAVELFLKNRAEASVAIAQESEENAPEEAEELEEAETGEPEEGQGVVEAEERETYELVDDGLDNAEMLEALEINPTTHDNDETVENEGGEDTAESDQESDSKPKDDTE; from the coding sequence ATGAACAAGAAGTCCAGTCCGCAATCGAGTCCTGCCCGTCGTCCACGTACGCGTCCCTCCGGTAGTGGAGTACGTCAATCGCCGAAAGACTCTTCTTATTCTGTGCAAGGTCCGGGCAGAAAACTGCGTCGTTTTGGGCGAAAAAGTACTGATGAGGCGGTAAAATCCGTTGATCCGACATTTAAATCTCGGGTGCGGGCATACTTTCCTATTGTGTTACTGCCCTGTGTGGTGGCAGTAATTGTTATCATCATTGCTTCCCTTGTTTCGCTATTGGCTACGAATACAACAATGGCGGGGTTGCCGGCCACCATCGCAGAAGGCTGGTTGGTGCTTAATCTGGGGCCGGCTACGGGGCGAGGTATGTCCATCGGAGCGTTACCCTTGATGCCTGCAATATTTTTTATGTGGGTTGTGTCACAGAGAGTTTTTCGTGCGGTAAAACAACGGGTAAGTCTTGCAGATTTAGCGGTTGTTACGCTCGGTGTTGTAGGTTTCCCTTTACTGCTTACTGCTACCGCGTGCGCAATGCTGTACGACGCCTCCTCGGTGTTTGACGTTGCCTCGCCTAATGTCGCCATGGCCTTGGCTACTACTTTTCTTGTTCATGGCACAGCATTGGTGATCGGAATGCGCACGAGGCTATGGAAGGCGCTTGCGCGACGCTATGGGGTAAGCGAAGACGTTGTTGACGCCGCCCGTTTAGCTGCTCGTTTGGTACGAAACCTATTGTTGCTCGCATTGGTTGTCTTTGTCGTACTACTGGGATTCCATGCCGCTGACGTGGCGAAATCCTTGGAAGGTTACACCCCAGCTGGAATGCTGGCGGTAATAATCGTTTGTCTGCTCTACCTACCCAATGCTGTCATCGCCGTGTTAGCGGTTCTTTTGGGCGCTTCATTTGAGATAGGCGAAGGTTTTGTTTCGCTCATGGGAGTAGGACTGGTACCTACGCCAGCGGTACCACTTTTTGCTGCAATTCCTGGGGAAATGTCGCCATACGCCCTTGGGGCTCTAGTGATCCCGTTTGCAGGGGTCGTCGTCACGCTTCGGGGGACAGTAAAACGGCCTGCGCATATTCTTCTGACTGCGGCGTGGGCTGCAGTAATCCTAGCGGTGCTGGGTGCTTTAAGCAGTGGTCAGCTGGGTGTTTATGGTTATGTGGGAGTGTTGCTCTGGCTTTCGGTGGCGTTGATGATGGCGTGGACGCTTATCTGTGGCTTCGCTATTTTTGCCGTGGAGCTATTCCTTAAAAACCGAGCAGAAGCTTCTGTGGCGATAGCGCAGGAGAGTGAAGAAAACGCGCCGGAAGAAGCGGAAGAATTAGAAGAAGCGGAAACTGGCGAGCCTGAAGAAGGACAAGGTGTGGTGGAAGCTGAAGAGCGTGAAACCTACGAGTTGGTAGATGACGGCTTAGATAATGCAGAAATGCTCGAAGCTCTTGAGATCAACCCAACTACTCATGACAACGACGAAACAGTCGAAAATGAAGGGGGAGAAGACACAGCCGAAAGCGATCAGGAGTCTGATTCGAAGCCGAAAGATGACACGGAATAG
- the purH gene encoding bifunctional phosphoribosylaminoimidazolecarboxamide formyltransferase/IMP cyclohydrolase, with translation MSDDRKQIKRALISVYDKTGLEDLARALNDAGVEIVSTGSTAAKIADLGVPVTPVEQLTGFPECLEGRVKTLHPMVHAGILADTRKEDHLKQLDELNVAPFQLVVVNLYPFTQTVASGADFDACVEQIDIGGPSMVRAAAKNHPSVAVVVSPSRYSEIIAAVGNGGFTRAERTALAVDAFRHTASYDVAVATWMGEQIADADKPFAEWIGASYERANILRYGENPHQAAALYTDPAAPAGLAQATQLHGKEMSYNNYTDSDAAWRAAWDHERPCVAIIKHANPCGIAVSDVSIAEAHRTAHACDPVSAFGGVIASNREVSVDMAKQVSEIFTEVIIAPAYEDGAVEILSQKKNIRILVAPQPQRDELEQRQISGGVLVQRRDLVDAEGDTPANWTLAAGEGASEELLAELEFAWRAVRAVKSNAILLAQGGATVGVGMGQVNRVDAAKLAVERANSLAGDEQRAKGSVAASDAFFPFADGFEVLAQAGVRAVVQPGGSIRDAEVIEAANKAGVTMYLTGARHFAH, from the coding sequence ATGAGCGATGACCGCAAGCAGATCAAGCGCGCATTAATTAGTGTGTACGACAAGACCGGACTGGAAGATCTGGCCCGTGCCCTCAATGATGCGGGTGTGGAGATCGTTTCCACCGGCTCGACCGCCGCTAAAATCGCTGATCTCGGAGTCCCTGTAACTCCCGTAGAGCAACTCACCGGCTTCCCAGAATGTCTTGAAGGCCGTGTGAAGACCCTACACCCCATGGTTCACGCAGGAATCCTTGCTGACACGCGTAAGGAGGACCACCTCAAGCAACTAGACGAGCTCAACGTAGCGCCGTTCCAGCTCGTGGTCGTCAACCTGTACCCATTTACCCAGACCGTTGCCTCGGGTGCCGATTTCGACGCTTGCGTCGAGCAGATCGACATCGGAGGACCATCGATGGTCCGTGCTGCGGCTAAGAACCACCCATCGGTAGCGGTCGTTGTATCTCCATCTCGTTACTCTGAGATCATCGCAGCAGTTGGCAACGGTGGCTTCACCCGTGCTGAGCGCACGGCTTTGGCTGTCGACGCTTTCCGCCACACTGCTTCTTACGACGTCGCCGTAGCAACGTGGATGGGCGAGCAAATCGCGGATGCCGATAAACCATTCGCCGAGTGGATCGGAGCAAGCTATGAGCGCGCCAACATTTTGCGTTACGGCGAAAATCCGCACCAAGCGGCAGCCCTCTACACTGACCCAGCAGCTCCTGCTGGCCTTGCTCAAGCAACGCAGCTACACGGCAAGGAAATGAGCTACAACAACTACACGGACTCCGACGCAGCTTGGCGTGCTGCATGGGATCACGAGCGCCCATGCGTGGCCATCATCAAACACGCAAACCCCTGCGGTATCGCAGTTTCCGACGTCTCCATTGCTGAAGCTCACCGCACTGCACACGCGTGTGACCCAGTCTCCGCATTTGGCGGCGTGATCGCTTCCAACCGCGAAGTCAGCGTAGATATGGCGAAGCAAGTCTCCGAAATCTTTACTGAGGTCATCATCGCACCTGCTTACGAAGACGGTGCTGTAGAGATCCTTTCGCAAAAGAAGAACATCCGAATCCTTGTAGCTCCGCAGCCACAGCGCGACGAACTCGAACAACGTCAGATTTCCGGTGGCGTCCTTGTTCAGCGACGCGACCTCGTCGATGCCGAAGGTGATACCCCAGCTAACTGGACACTTGCTGCCGGTGAAGGCGCATCTGAGGAATTGCTGGCAGAGCTGGAGTTCGCATGGCGTGCTGTGCGTGCCGTGAAGTCTAACGCTATTTTGCTCGCGCAAGGCGGGGCAACGGTAGGCGTGGGCATGGGGCAGGTTAACCGTGTCGACGCAGCCAAGCTTGCTGTCGAGCGCGCTAACTCTCTTGCCGGCGACGAACAGCGTGCCAAGGGATCGGTTGCAGCATCTGATGCATTCTTCCCATTCGCTGACGGTTTTGAGGTGCTAGCGCAAGCTGGCGTTCGTGCTGTGGTTCAGCCTGGTGGATCTATCCGTGATGCTGAAGTGATCGAGGCCGCTAACAAGGCTGGTGTGACCATGTACCTTACGGGTGCACGCCACTTCGCTCACTAA